Proteins from one Streptomyces caniferus genomic window:
- a CDS encoding GNAT family N-acetyltransferase, producing MIVTRAAVPEDAAELVRLRRLMFLAMNGRDTPGSWEREAEVTVHRQLTGPRARLAGFVVAGDGTGAPHLAACALGTTEERLPSPSHPAGRFGFVFNVCTDPRYRGRGYARATTEALLGWFAERGVTRVDLHATDEAEPLYRSLGFTEHSTALSLDLPSDAFVP from the coding sequence ATGATCGTGACCCGCGCCGCCGTGCCCGAGGACGCCGCCGAGCTGGTCCGGTTGCGCCGCCTGATGTTCCTCGCCATGAACGGGCGTGACACTCCCGGGAGTTGGGAGCGGGAGGCAGAGGTGACGGTGCATCGGCAGCTGACCGGACCTCGGGCGCGGCTGGCCGGATTCGTGGTGGCGGGTGACGGGACCGGTGCACCCCATCTCGCCGCGTGCGCACTCGGGACGACCGAGGAGCGACTGCCGTCGCCGAGCCATCCGGCGGGGCGCTTCGGCTTCGTCTTCAACGTCTGTACGGACCCGCGCTACCGGGGTCGCGGCTATGCGCGTGCCACGACGGAGGCGCTGCTCGGCTGGTTCGCCGAGCGGGGTGTCACCCGGGTCGATCTGCATGCCACCGACGAGGCCGAGCCGTTGTACCGGAGCCTGGGCTTCACGGAGCATTCCACGGCGCTGTCGCTGGATCTGCCGTCCGACGCGTTCGTTCCGTAG
- a CDS encoding YbaK/EbsC family protein yields the protein MPVPMDAFDDVRPAVECLDLLPAPVTAAIRSWGGSVPVEELRFVDTDPAIADTALLVERYGPWLLEQSANCVVVAGKRGGETTLAACVVLSHTRVDVNGVVRRQLGARKASFAPMDKAVGDSGMEYGGITPIGLPADWPLLVDSAAADIPYSLIGSGSRRGKLIVPGKALAELPGATVLEGLGTA from the coding sequence ATGCCCGTGCCGATGGATGCTTTCGACGATGTCCGGCCCGCCGTGGAGTGCCTGGATCTGCTGCCCGCCCCGGTGACCGCCGCGATCCGCTCCTGGGGCGGATCCGTGCCGGTCGAGGAGCTGCGCTTCGTCGACACGGACCCGGCCATCGCGGACACCGCGCTGCTCGTCGAGCGGTACGGCCCCTGGCTCCTGGAGCAGTCGGCGAACTGCGTGGTGGTGGCCGGCAAGCGTGGCGGCGAGACCACCCTGGCCGCCTGTGTCGTCCTCTCGCACACCCGCGTCGACGTCAATGGCGTGGTACGGCGTCAGCTCGGGGCCCGCAAGGCGTCGTTCGCACCGATGGACAAGGCGGTCGGTGACAGCGGGATGGAGTACGGCGGCATCACCCCGATCGGCCTGCCCGCCGACTGGCCGCTGCTGGTGGACTCGGCCGCCGCCGACATCCCCTACTCCCTGATCGGCAGCGGCAGTCGCCGCGGCAAACTCATCGTGCCCGGCAAGGCACTGGCCGAACTGCCGGGTGCCACGGTCCTGGAGGGGCTGGGTACCGCCTAG
- a CDS encoding Lrp/AsnC family transcriptional regulator: protein MTGYSPDATDWRILDVLQHNGRAGYAELARAVEMSASAVTERVRRLEDAGVISGYAAVIDPERLGLPVLAFVRLRYPNGNDEPFHDLLETTPEILEAHHVTGDDCFVIKVAARSMRHLEEVSGRIGALGAVTTSVVYSSPLARRAVSR from the coding sequence ATGACCGGTTATTCCCCCGACGCCACCGACTGGCGCATCCTCGACGTCCTGCAGCACAACGGCCGCGCGGGCTACGCCGAGCTGGCCCGCGCCGTGGAGATGTCCGCCAGCGCGGTCACCGAACGCGTCCGCCGGCTGGAGGACGCCGGGGTGATCTCGGGCTATGCGGCGGTGATCGATCCGGAGCGCCTCGGGCTGCCGGTGCTGGCCTTCGTCCGGCTGCGCTACCCGAACGGAAACGACGAGCCGTTCCACGACCTGCTGGAGACGACGCCGGAGATCCTGGAGGCGCACCACGTCACGGGCGACGACTGCTTCGTCATCAAGGTCGCCGCCCGGTCGATGAGGCATCTGGAGGAGGTGTCCGGCCGGATCGGCGCACTGGGCGCGGTCACCACCAGCGTCGTCTACTCCTCCCCGCTGGCCCGCCGCGCCGTCAGCCGGTGA
- a CDS encoding APC family permease: MPELLDERVGFVRRIGLFQATAINMSQMCGIGPFVTIPLMVAAFGGPQAVTGFLAGAVLALADGLVWAELGASLPGAGGSYVYLRQAFQYRTGKLMPFLFVWTAMLFIPLGMSTGVIGFVQYLGYLWPGMSPGQGDLVGLVVTVGIIALLWRRVENIAKLTVVLWTVMITSVVLVIVAAFTHFSPQRAFTYPAHAFELTASHFWIGFAAGLTIGIYDYLGYNTIAYMGAEIRQPGRTIPRAVITSILGIMTIYLLLQIGTLGIVDWKDMLDPHSTASSSVASAVLEKAWGESAAGTVTVLILITAVASVFTGLLGGSRVPYDAARDRVFFRPYGKLHPRHRFPVLGLLTMGAVMAVGFLIGRHTDLATIIQLLTTVMVIVQSLAQIAAVTVLRRRQPGLRRPYRMWLYPLPSVVGLIGWLVIYGYADTNSPGRHPIEWSLAWVGAGVVAFLAWARHEKEWPFGPKRISEEYLHGADPDTERPGGATTEKGAEGTVGAAEGS; encoded by the coding sequence ATGCCTGAACTCCTCGATGAGCGCGTGGGATTCGTCCGGCGGATCGGCCTGTTCCAGGCCACCGCCATCAACATGAGTCAGATGTGTGGCATCGGCCCCTTCGTGACCATCCCGCTCATGGTCGCCGCGTTCGGCGGGCCGCAGGCCGTGACCGGGTTCCTGGCGGGTGCGGTCCTTGCGCTCGCGGACGGGCTGGTCTGGGCCGAGCTGGGTGCGTCGCTGCCCGGTGCGGGCGGCAGCTACGTCTATCTGCGGCAGGCGTTCCAGTACCGCACCGGCAAGCTGATGCCGTTTCTGTTCGTCTGGACCGCCATGCTGTTCATCCCCCTGGGGATGTCGACCGGCGTGATCGGCTTCGTGCAGTACCTCGGCTACCTGTGGCCGGGCATGAGTCCGGGACAGGGCGACCTCGTCGGCCTCGTCGTCACGGTCGGCATCATCGCGCTGCTGTGGCGGCGGGTGGAGAACATCGCCAAGCTCACCGTCGTCCTCTGGACGGTGATGATCACCTCCGTCGTCCTGGTCATCGTCGCGGCCTTCACCCACTTCAGCCCCCAGCGTGCCTTCACCTACCCCGCCCATGCCTTCGAGCTGACGGCAAGCCACTTCTGGATCGGCTTCGCGGCCGGCCTGACGATCGGCATCTACGACTACCTCGGCTACAACACCATCGCGTACATGGGCGCCGAGATCAGACAGCCCGGGCGCACCATCCCCCGCGCCGTCATCACCTCGATCCTCGGGATCATGACGATCTATCTGCTGCTGCAGATCGGCACCCTGGGCATCGTGGACTGGAAGGACATGCTCGACCCGCACTCCACGGCATCCTCCTCCGTCGCCTCCGCCGTACTGGAGAAGGCCTGGGGCGAGAGCGCCGCCGGCACCGTGACCGTGCTCATCCTCATCACCGCCGTGGCCTCCGTCTTCACCGGCCTCCTCGGCGGCTCCCGCGTCCCCTACGACGCCGCCCGCGACCGGGTCTTCTTCCGCCCGTACGGCAAGCTCCACCCTCGTCACCGCTTCCCCGTGCTGGGCCTGCTGACCATGGGGGCCGTGATGGCCGTGGGTTTCCTCATCGGTCGGCACACCGACCTGGCCACCATCATCCAATTGCTCACCACCGTCATGGTGATCGTGCAGTCGCTGGCCCAGATCGCCGCGGTGACCGTGCTGCGCCGTCGCCAGCCGGGGCTGCGCCGCCCGTACCGCATGTGGCTCTATCCGCTGCCGAGCGTGGTGGGGCTGATCGGCTGGCTGGTGATCTACGGCTACGCGGACACCAACTCGCCCGGCAGGCACCCCATCGAATGGTCGCTGGCATGGGTCGGAGCGGGTGTCGTGGCCTTCCTCGCATGGGCCCGTCACGAGAAGGAGTGGCCGTTCGGTCCGAAGCGGATCAGCGAGGAGTATCTGCACGGTGCGGACCCGGACACCGAGCGGCCCGGCGGAGCCACGACGGAGAAGGGCGCCGAGGGCACGGTGGGAGCCGCGGAGGGCAGCTGA
- a CDS encoding YigZ family protein produces MQEQYRTLAREGVHEIEINKSRFLCALAPVATEAEAQDFIARIRKEHPTARHHCFAYVLGADGGIQKASDDGEPGGTAGVPMLQMLVRREIRYVVAVVTRYFGGVKLGAGGLIRAYGGVVGEALDTLGTVTRQRYRLVTVTVDHQRAGRVENDLRTTGRAVREVTYGAEVSIEIGLPEADLEAFRAWLADTTAGTARLELGGEAYGDL; encoded by the coding sequence ATGCAGGAGCAGTACCGCACGCTCGCGCGCGAGGGCGTCCATGAGATCGAGATCAACAAGTCCCGCTTCCTCTGCGCGCTCGCGCCCGTCGCGACCGAGGCCGAGGCCCAGGACTTCATCGCGCGCATCCGCAAGGAGCACCCCACCGCCCGCCACCACTGCTTCGCCTACGTCCTGGGCGCCGACGGCGGCATCCAGAAGGCGAGCGACGACGGGGAGCCGGGCGGTACCGCGGGCGTCCCGATGCTGCAGATGCTGGTGCGCCGCGAGATCCGCTATGTCGTCGCCGTCGTCACCCGCTACTTCGGCGGGGTCAAGCTGGGCGCCGGCGGCCTCATCCGTGCCTACGGAGGCGTCGTCGGCGAGGCACTGGACACGCTGGGCACCGTCACCCGGCAGCGCTACCGCCTGGTGACGGTCACGGTCGACCACCAGCGCGCGGGCCGGGTCGAGAACGATCTGCGGACGACGGGCCGGGCGGTGCGTGAGGTCACCTACGGCGCAGAGGTCAGCATCGAGATCGGCTTGCCGGAAGCCGACCTGGAAGCCTTCCGCGCCTGGCTCGCGGACACCACCGCCGGCACCGCGAGGCTGGAACTCGGCGGCGAGGCGTACGGGGACCTCTGA
- a CDS encoding exonuclease SbcCD subunit D, whose product MRFLHTSDWHLGRSFHRVSLLSAQRAFLDHLVETVRERDIDAVLVAGDVYDRAVPPLAAVELFDDALHRLAALGVPTVMISGNHDSARRLGVGAGLMEQAGIHLRTDPAGCGTPVLLSDAHGPVALYGLPYLEPAMVRDTLGARRADHAEVLGAAMDRVRADLVGRPAGTRSVVLAHAFVTGGAVSDSERDITVGGVASVPVAVFDGVDYVALGHLHGCQTLTERVRYSGSPLAYSFSEAGHRKSSWIVELDADGAVQAERVDCPVPRPLARVRGPLEQLLEEPEQARHEESWVEATLTDTVRPHEPMARLARRFPHIVSLVFDPDEGPARSLASYAQRLRGRSDQEIAEDFVEHVRSGRAADEQERGELRSAIDEVRVDDMAAEVAR is encoded by the coding sequence GTGAGATTTCTGCACACCTCCGACTGGCATCTGGGGCGGTCCTTCCACCGGGTGAGCCTGCTCTCCGCGCAGCGGGCGTTTCTCGATCATCTGGTCGAGACGGTGCGGGAGCGGGACATCGATGCGGTGCTGGTCGCCGGTGACGTCTACGACCGTGCCGTGCCGCCGCTCGCCGCGGTCGAGCTCTTCGACGACGCCCTGCACCGGCTCGCCGCGCTCGGCGTCCCGACCGTGATGATCTCCGGCAACCATGACTCCGCCCGCCGGCTGGGTGTCGGTGCCGGGCTGATGGAGCAGGCCGGCATCCATCTCCGCACCGACCCGGCCGGCTGCGGCACACCCGTGCTGCTCTCCGACGCCCATGGCCCGGTGGCGCTCTACGGACTGCCGTATCTCGAACCCGCGATGGTGCGCGACACTCTCGGCGCGCGGCGGGCCGACCATGCGGAGGTGCTGGGCGCGGCGATGGACCGGGTGCGGGCCGATCTCGTCGGCCGGCCCGCGGGGACCCGTTCCGTGGTGCTGGCGCATGCCTTCGTCACCGGCGGCGCGGTCAGCGACAGCGAGCGCGATATCACCGTCGGCGGGGTCGCCTCCGTCCCCGTGGCCGTGTTCGACGGGGTGGACTACGTCGCCCTCGGCCATCTGCACGGCTGCCAGACCCTCACCGAACGGGTCCGCTACTCGGGCTCGCCGCTCGCCTACTCCTTCTCGGAGGCCGGGCACCGCAAGTCGTCATGGATCGTCGAGCTCGACGCGGACGGCGCCGTGCAGGCCGAGCGGGTGGACTGCCCGGTGCCGCGGCCGCTGGCCCGGGTCCGGGGGCCGCTGGAGCAGTTGCTGGAGGAACCGGAGCAGGCCCGGCACGAGGAGTCCTGGGTCGAGGCGACGCTCACCGACACCGTCCGCCCGCACGAGCCCATGGCCCGGCTCGCCCGGCGCTTCCCGCACATCGTCAGCCTCGTCTTCGATCCCGACGAGGGACCCGCCCGCTCGCTCGCCTCGTACGCGCAGCGGCTGCGCGGGCGCAGCGACCAGGAGATCGCCGAGGACTTCGTGGAACACGTACGCTCCGGCCGGGCGGCCGATGAGCAGGAGCGGGGCGAACTGCGCTCGGCGATCGACGAGGTACGCGTCGACGACATGGCGGCAGAGGTGGCGCGTTGA
- a CDS encoding aminoglycoside phosphotransferase family protein, translated as MNTGQMHPGLHPVDDGLVRRLIAGQFPQWAGRAVERVASGGTVNAMYRLGDAMVVRLPLVRGGAQDVAMEREWLPRLAPRLPVAVPEVLGGGEPAEGYPWPWSVYRWLAGENPEAGALSEPLLLAEDLAGFVATMRSITLPGAPAAHRGGPLATLDASTRAAIEELRGIPQEGIDCDAAAAVWEDALRAPAWDGPPVWLHADLMPGNLLVDGGRLTSVIDFGCMGVGDPACDLFPAWNLLPAQARQVFREALDVDDASWARGRGRTLSQALIALPYYRRTNPAMAHNARHVIRAVLGEG; from the coding sequence ATGAACACAGGGCAGATGCACCCCGGACTCCACCCCGTCGACGACGGCCTTGTACGGCGGCTGATCGCCGGGCAGTTCCCGCAGTGGGCGGGGCGGGCGGTGGAGCGGGTTGCGTCCGGCGGCACCGTCAACGCCATGTACCGGCTGGGCGACGCCATGGTCGTACGGCTGCCGCTGGTGCGGGGCGGGGCCCAGGACGTGGCGATGGAGCGGGAGTGGCTCCCGCGCCTGGCGCCCCGGCTGCCCGTGGCCGTCCCCGAGGTGCTCGGGGGCGGGGAGCCCGCCGAGGGGTATCCGTGGCCGTGGTCGGTTTACCGGTGGCTGGCGGGCGAGAACCCCGAGGCCGGGGCGCTGAGCGAGCCCCTGCTGCTGGCCGAGGATCTGGCCGGGTTCGTGGCGACGATGCGGAGCATCACCCTGCCGGGCGCACCGGCGGCCCACCGCGGCGGGCCACTCGCCACGCTCGACGCGTCGACCCGGGCGGCGATCGAGGAACTGCGCGGGATCCCGCAGGAGGGCATCGACTGCGACGCCGCGGCCGCCGTATGGGAGGACGCGCTGCGGGCCCCGGCCTGGGACGGGCCGCCGGTGTGGCTGCATGCCGATCTGATGCCGGGCAACCTGCTGGTGGACGGCGGCAGGCTGACCTCGGTGATCGACTTCGGGTGCATGGGGGTGGGCGATCCGGCCTGCGATCTCTTCCCGGCGTGGAATCTGCTGCCGGCACAGGCCCGGCAGGTCTTCCGGGAGGCCCTCGACGTGGACGACGCGTCCTGGGCCCGTGGCCGCGGGCGAACGCTCTCACAGGCGCTGATCGCGCTGCCGTACTACCGCAGGACGAACCCGGCGATGGCGCACAACGCCCGGCATGTGATCCGGGCGGTGCTGGGAGAGGGCTGA
- a CDS encoding AAA family ATPase: MRLHRLTLTAFGPFGGTQTIDFDRLSRDGLFLLHGPTGAGKTSVLDAVCFALYGSVPGARQSGQALRSDLADPLTLTEVVLELTVAERRLEITRLPEQPRPKKRGSGTTREKAQSRLREFVPAGADAGGAADGDGPADGAGGHWKALSRSHQEIGEEIGQLLGMSKEQFCQVVLLPQGDFARFLRADAEARSRLLGRLFDTRRFAALEEQLNARRKAAADTVTAGDERLLALAHRMAQAAGESADLDDPSVPAPERAAGQTTSGAPARGRGRASATTAGAGATATRATVPGQAGPAEGGGRGGPVRTAAGEAPAVPGPGEPGFAEAVLVRAAVARVGARERLAVAHAAERAAEVAEQQAARRWEETRECHRLQQRYADARQRAARLDAGAEERERTRERLERARAAAEVAPALALRDAAWHELDSAQRAERQSRSPLPSGLTDAESDQLASMERRLREDLGSLGAARRAERRAADIGRERTALDREARADERTLLEAAEWLAGWGEAQRAHRQRIETAQEAATRADQLGARIEPAAERWEAARRRDRLSADVRTAEAELLAARERSAAAHEHWLDLKDRRLRGIAAELADGLRDGQACAVCGATEHPAPARAGAGHVDRTAEEAALETHRRAEEARQQAEARCQSAKEALAAAAATAGDTPTEELAAEVEELRADFARDRALGADLPAARGTLDRAEREYEQRRAGQQQAERRAAARTSHREALDRERAALEEELTRARADCPSVADRAARLERQVALLAAAAEAARTADGCAQRLKDADAGLSDAAYRAGFDTPQAAAEALLRDDAWRALQQRLDDWQAESAAVEAELADPEASAAAALPPADPAAAQTAHQAAAARLRTAAATHAAARERCAELDRLSARAEADARALAPLRAAYDRIARLAALASGTSAENERRMRLESYVLAARLEQVAAAATARLHRMSAGRYTLVHSDERAGGARRSGLGLHVIDAWTGHERDTSSLSGGETFFASLALALGLADVVTDEAGGTRLDTLFIDEGFGSLDEQTLDEVLDVLDSLRERDRSVGIVSHVADLKARIPAQLEVVKDRSGSTVRHRVRG; the protein is encoded by the coding sequence TTGAGGCTGCACCGGCTCACCCTCACCGCCTTCGGACCCTTCGGCGGCACCCAGACCATCGACTTCGACCGGCTGTCGCGGGACGGACTGTTCCTGCTGCACGGCCCGACCGGCGCGGGGAAGACCTCGGTCCTGGACGCGGTGTGCTTTGCGCTGTACGGGTCGGTGCCCGGGGCGCGGCAGAGCGGGCAGGCCCTGCGCAGTGATCTGGCCGACCCGCTGACCCTCACCGAGGTCGTCCTCGAACTGACCGTGGCGGAACGGCGGTTGGAGATCACGCGGCTCCCCGAGCAGCCGCGCCCCAAGAAGCGGGGCAGCGGCACGACGAGGGAGAAGGCGCAGAGCAGGCTGCGGGAATTCGTGCCGGCGGGGGCGGACGCCGGGGGAGCGGCGGACGGCGACGGGCCCGCGGACGGCGCGGGCGGTCACTGGAAGGCGCTGAGCCGTTCGCACCAGGAGATCGGTGAGGAGATCGGCCAGCTGCTCGGGATGAGCAAGGAGCAGTTCTGCCAGGTGGTGCTGCTGCCGCAGGGCGACTTCGCGCGCTTCCTGCGGGCCGACGCGGAAGCCCGGTCCCGGCTGCTGGGGCGGCTCTTCGACACCCGGCGCTTCGCGGCCCTCGAAGAGCAGTTGAACGCGCGCCGCAAGGCCGCCGCGGACACGGTCACGGCAGGTGACGAACGGCTGCTGGCGCTGGCACACCGGATGGCGCAGGCGGCCGGGGAGAGCGCTGATCTCGACGATCCGTCGGTTCCGGCGCCGGAACGGGCTGCCGGGCAGACGACCTCGGGCGCACCGGCACGCGGCCGCGGCCGGGCATCGGCCACGACGGCCGGGGCGGGCGCGACGGCCACGCGGGCGACCGTACCGGGGCAGGCCGGGCCCGCGGAGGGCGGCGGTCGTGGTGGGCCGGTCCGTACCGCGGCCGGGGAGGCCCCGGCCGTACCGGGACCCGGTGAGCCGGGATTCGCGGAAGCGGTGCTGGTCAGGGCCGCCGTCGCCCGAGTGGGCGCACGGGAGCGGCTGGCCGTCGCCCATGCCGCGGAGCGCGCCGCCGAGGTCGCGGAGCAGCAGGCGGCCCGGCGGTGGGAAGAGACCCGTGAGTGTCACCGGCTCCAGCAGCGCTACGCGGACGCCCGGCAACGGGCCGCCCGGCTCGATGCCGGTGCCGAGGAGCGGGAACGCACCCGCGAGCGGCTGGAGCGGGCTCGTGCGGCCGCTGAGGTCGCGCCCGCGCTCGCCCTGCGCGACGCCGCCTGGCACGAACTGGACTCCGCCCAGCGGGCCGAGCGGCAGAGCAGAAGCCCGCTGCCGTCCGGCCTCACCGATGCCGAGAGCGATCAGCTCGCCTCGATGGAACGCCGGTTGCGGGAGGACCTGGGCTCGCTCGGGGCGGCCCGGCGGGCCGAGCGGCGGGCCGCCGACATCGGCCGGGAGCGGACCGCCCTCGACCGCGAGGCGCGCGCCGACGAGCGGACGCTGCTGGAGGCCGCCGAGTGGCTCGCCGGGTGGGGTGAGGCCCAGCGCGCCCATCGGCAGCGCATCGAAACGGCGCAGGAGGCCGCCACCCGGGCCGACCAGCTCGGTGCCCGGATCGAACCGGCCGCCGAACGCTGGGAAGCGGCCCGTCGCCGTGACCGTCTCTCCGCCGATGTGCGGACGGCGGAAGCGGAGCTGCTCGCCGCCCGGGAACGGTCCGCGGCCGCCCATGAGCACTGGCTGGATCTCAAGGACCGCAGACTGCGCGGGATCGCCGCCGAACTCGCGGACGGGCTGCGCGACGGGCAGGCGTGCGCGGTGTGCGGCGCGACCGAGCACCCCGCGCCGGCCCGGGCCGGAGCGGGCCATGTCGACCGGACGGCCGAGGAGGCCGCACTGGAGACTCACCGCAGGGCCGAGGAGGCACGGCAGCAGGCGGAGGCCCGCTGCCAGTCCGCCAAGGAGGCGCTGGCCGCCGCTGCCGCCACGGCGGGGGACACGCCGACGGAGGAACTCGCCGCGGAGGTCGAGGAGTTGCGGGCAGACTTCGCCCGGGACCGGGCACTCGGCGCCGACCTCCCCGCCGCCCGCGGGACGCTCGACCGCGCCGAACGGGAGTACGAGCAGCGCCGCGCCGGGCAGCAGCAGGCCGAGCGCCGGGCCGCCGCCCGTACGTCCCACCGCGAGGCGCTGGACCGCGAACGGGCCGCACTGGAAGAGGAGCTGACCCGGGCGCGGGCCGACTGCCCGAGCGTGGCCGACCGGGCCGCGCGCCTGGAACGGCAGGTCGCCCTGCTCGCCGCGGCGGCGGAGGCGGCCCGTACGGCCGACGGCTGTGCCCAGCGCCTCAAGGACGCCGACGCCGGGCTGTCCGATGCCGCCTACCGTGCCGGATTCGACACCCCGCAGGCCGCCGCCGAGGCCCTGCTGCGGGACGACGCATGGCGCGCACTGCAGCAGCGGCTCGACGACTGGCAGGCCGAATCGGCCGCCGTGGAGGCGGAGTTGGCCGACCCCGAGGCCTCCGCCGCCGCGGCGCTGCCGCCCGCGGACCCGGCTGCCGCCCAGACCGCGCACCAGGCCGCGGCAGCGCGGCTGCGTACCGCCGCGGCCACCCACGCCGCAGCCCGGGAACGCTGCGCCGAACTCGACCGGCTCTCCGCCCGCGCTGAGGCCGACGCCCGCGCACTGGCCCCCTTGCGCGCCGCCTACGACCGCATCGCCCGCCTCGCCGCGCTCGCCTCCGGCACGTCCGCGGAGAACGAGCGGCGGATGCGGCTGGAGTCGTATGTGCTCGCCGCCCGGCTCGAACAGGTGGCGGCCGCCGCCACGGCCCGGCTGCACCGGATGTCCGCCGGCCGCTACACCCTGGTCCACTCCGACGAACGGGCCGGCGGCGCCCGGCGCTCCGGCCTCGGTCTGCATGTCATCGACGCCTGGACCGGCCACGAACGGGACACCTCCAGCCTGTCCGGCGGCGAGACCTTCTTCGCCTCGCTCGCGCTGGCGCTCGGCCTCGCCGATGTCGTCACCGACGAGGCGGGCGGCACCCGGCTGGACACCCTCTTCATCGACGAGGGGTTCGGCAGTCTGGACGAACAGACCCTGGACGAGGTGCTGGACGTCCTGGACTCACTGCGCGAACGCGACCGCAGCGTCGGCATCGTCAGCCATGTCGCCGACCTCAAGGCACGGATCCCCGCGCAGCTGGAGGTCGTCAAGGACCGCTCGGGATCCACGGTCCGGCACCGCGTACGGGGCTGA
- a CDS encoding type VII secretion system-associated protein — protein MEESTQSAMTAGVPVTGEEMPEPPPEVIEAARQAPDHWLAMVDLTWQGEGPPPLWALIGQWRSDSAGEIVEWRDNPEYRPSPQMLDWSEPTDAVDSALQLAATGYGPGEAVSQALARAEVFVLVTATGTPLAAASPEGTPVIPVYSSPGYLESVGRLLYDRRTVAELVGQLPPGHALYVNPTGPVSMLVDTEELRTTLAETSGATEETREAVVTVKPRPGTGAGGAEPVGSGRGIGKPARTAKGSTVVGAGMAGSGMARGGN, from the coding sequence ATGGAAGAGAGCACACAGTCGGCGATGACGGCGGGCGTTCCCGTGACGGGCGAGGAGATGCCCGAGCCCCCACCGGAGGTCATCGAGGCGGCACGCCAGGCACCCGACCACTGGCTGGCCATGGTGGATCTGACCTGGCAGGGAGAGGGGCCACCGCCCCTCTGGGCGTTGATCGGGCAGTGGCGTTCGGATTCGGCCGGCGAGATCGTCGAGTGGCGTGACAATCCGGAGTACCGGCCGTCGCCACAGATGCTGGACTGGTCGGAGCCGACCGACGCGGTCGACAGCGCGCTGCAGCTCGCCGCGACCGGTTACGGACCGGGAGAGGCCGTCTCCCAGGCGTTGGCGCGCGCGGAGGTCTTCGTCCTGGTGACCGCGACCGGTACGCCACTGGCGGCCGCCTCGCCCGAGGGCACCCCGGTGATCCCCGTCTACTCCTCACCGGGATACCTCGAATCGGTGGGCCGTCTGCTGTACGACCGGCGGACGGTGGCCGAACTCGTCGGGCAGCTGCCGCCCGGGCATGCGCTGTACGTCAACCCGACCGGCCCGGTGAGCATGCTGGTGGACACCGAGGAGCTGCGCACCACGCTGGCCGAGACCTCCGGAGCGACGGAGGAGACGCGGGAGGCTGTCGTGACCGTGAAGCCGCGCCCGGGTACCGGAGCCGGCGGCGCCGAGCCGGTGGGCAGCGGCCGGGGGATCGGCAAGCCGGCCCGTACCGCGAAGGGCAGCACCGTCGTCGGGGCCGGGATGGCCGGCAGTGGAATGGCCCGCGGCGGCAACTGA
- a CDS encoding CoA-binding protein, giving the protein MYGEPSTIRKILTELGDTWAVVGLSNNERRAAHGVAEVLQRYGKRIVPVHPKAETVHGEQGYPSLAAIPFPVDVVDVFVNSEQAGGIADEAVTVGAKAVWFQLGVVDEAAWDRVHDSGLAMVMDRCPAIEIPRLG; this is encoded by the coding sequence GTGTACGGCGAACCCAGCACGATCCGCAAGATCCTCACCGAGCTCGGCGACACCTGGGCCGTCGTGGGCCTGTCCAACAACGAGCGGCGTGCGGCGCACGGCGTCGCCGAGGTGCTGCAGCGTTACGGCAAGCGGATCGTGCCGGTGCATCCGAAGGCCGAGACCGTGCACGGTGAACAGGGGTACCCCTCGCTGGCCGCGATTCCCTTCCCGGTCGATGTGGTCGATGTGTTCGTCAACAGCGAGCAGGCGGGCGGCATCGCCGACGAGGCCGTGACGGTCGGTGCGAAGGCGGTCTGGTTCCAGCTCGGGGTGGTCGACGAGGCGGCCTGGGACCGTGTGCACGACTCCGGCCTCGCCATGGTGATGGACCGCTGTCCGGCCATTGAGATTCCCCGTTTGGGCTGA